One window of the Chryseobacterium sp. CY350 genome contains the following:
- the ribB gene encoding 3,4-dihydroxy-2-butanone-4-phosphate synthase gives MSEIKLNTIPEAIEDLKNGKIIIVVDDEDRENEGDFLCAAELTTPELINFMAFHGRGLICMPLPEKRCDELGLDIMVSRSSDPKETAFTVSVDLLGDGTSTGISAGDRAKTILALMDEKSKPTDFMRPGHIFPLRAKKGGVLKRAGHTEAAIDLTCLAGLKEGGVICEIMNDDGSMSRLPELYTFAQKHDMKIISIEDLIHYQLKKGNLIERLEEREVKTAYGDFDFLAFRETSNDQIHFALTKGTWTVDEPVLVRVQSSDSYFDVLTRLNNGEKPQLEKVTSMINEAGKGAIIFINNVSNSENTLRKLQQFLNYQDGQQKHPTAAFNYRDYGIGTQILKNLGINKFKVITQNPNVKPQVGGYDVEVTEMVQL, from the coding sequence ATGTCTGAGATTAAATTAAATACTATTCCTGAGGCTATTGAAGACCTTAAAAATGGTAAGATAATCATAGTGGTAGACGATGAAGATAGAGAGAATGAAGGAGATTTTCTATGTGCTGCCGAGCTAACAACTCCTGAACTGATCAATTTTATGGCTTTTCACGGAAGAGGATTAATTTGCATGCCACTTCCCGAAAAAAGATGCGATGAACTTGGTCTGGATATAATGGTAAGTAGAAGCAGTGATCCTAAAGAGACTGCATTTACGGTTTCTGTCGACCTTTTAGGTGACGGAACTTCTACAGGAATTTCTGCAGGCGACAGAGCTAAAACGATTTTAGCATTAATGGACGAAAAATCGAAACCTACAGATTTTATGCGTCCCGGTCATATTTTCCCGCTTCGTGCAAAAAAAGGTGGTGTTTTAAAAAGAGCCGGACATACAGAAGCTGCAATTGATCTTACGTGTCTTGCAGGTTTGAAAGAGGGTGGAGTAATCTGTGAAATCATGAATGATGACGGAAGTATGTCTCGTCTGCCGGAATTATATACTTTTGCGCAAAAACATGATATGAAAATCATTTCTATAGAAGATTTGATTCATTATCAGTTGAAAAAAGGAAACCTTATTGAAAGACTTGAAGAGAGAGAAGTGAAAACCGCATATGGCGATTTTGATTTTCTGGCTTTTAGAGAAACTTCTAACGACCAGATTCACTTTGCTTTAACCAAAGGAACGTGGACGGTTGATGAGCCTGTTTTGGTAAGAGTACAGTCCTCAGATTCTTACTTTGATGTTTTGACCAGATTGAATAATGGTGAAAAACCACAGTTGGAAAAGGTGACCAGTATGATCAATGAAGCAGGAAAGGGAGCTATTATTTTTATTAATAATGTTTCTAATTCTGAAAATACTTTAAGAAAATTACAACAGTTTTTAAATTATCAGGATGGTCAGCAAAAACATCCAACCGCAGCCTTTAATTACAGAGATTACGGTATCGGAACTCAGATATTGAAAAATTTAGGAATCAATAAATTTAAAGTAATCACTCAAAACCCTAATGTAAAACCGCAAGTTGGTGGTTATGACGTTGAGGTGACGGAAATGGTTCAGCTTTAA
- a CDS encoding LLM class flavin-dependent oxidoreductase: MKNFEISVLDLAPVKQGKSINDTFQDSLSLANFAENLNYKRFWLAEHHNMESIASSATSVLIGFIANGTKKIRVGSGGIMLPNHSSLVIAEQFGTLESLFPGRIDLGLGRAPGTDGMTAKALGRNPMTINEQFPRQILELQRYFSKENSDSLVRAIPGEGLDIPLYILGSSTDSAWLAAELGLPYAFAGHFAPDQMEMAFKIYREHFEPSKYLDKPYIIACVNGVAAETSEEANFLSTTLFQAFINIIRNDRKPFPKPISDMDNIWSPMEKAMVLKMLKFSFIGNQSEICNQLKDFQEKYQVDELMINSHIYDHQKRLESYEIIRKATDSF, from the coding sequence ATGAAAAATTTTGAAATATCTGTTTTAGACCTAGCTCCAGTAAAGCAGGGAAAAAGCATTAACGATACTTTTCAGGACAGTCTTTCTTTGGCGAACTTTGCTGAAAATTTAAATTATAAAAGATTCTGGCTTGCCGAACATCATAATATGGAAAGTATTGCCAGTTCGGCAACTTCAGTTCTGATCGGTTTTATCGCCAACGGAACAAAAAAAATCAGAGTAGGCTCTGGAGGAATTATGCTTCCGAATCACAGTTCATTAGTGATTGCCGAACAGTTCGGAACTTTAGAATCACTTTTTCCGGGAAGAATAGATTTGGGTTTAGGAAGAGCTCCGGGAACTGATGGCATGACTGCAAAAGCTTTGGGAAGAAATCCGATGACGATTAACGAGCAGTTTCCGAGACAGATTCTTGAGCTGCAGAGATATTTTTCTAAAGAAAATTCTGATTCGTTGGTTCGTGCAATTCCTGGCGAAGGTTTAGATATTCCATTATATATTTTAGGATCAAGTACAGACAGCGCCTGGCTGGCTGCAGAATTAGGGTTGCCTTATGCTTTTGCAGGTCATTTTGCTCCGGATCAGATGGAAATGGCTTTTAAAATTTACAGAGAACATTTTGAGCCGTCAAAATATTTAGATAAACCTTACATAATTGCCTGCGTAAACGGAGTTGCAGCCGAAACTTCCGAAGAAGCAAACTTTCTTTCAACTACTCTATTCCAAGCATTCATTAATATCATCAGAAACGACAGAAAACCATTTCCGAAACCGATTTCAGATATGGATAATATTTGGTCTCCGATGGAAAAAGCAATGGTTTTAAAGATGCTGAAATTTAGCTTTATCGGTAATCAATCTGAAATTTGCAATCAGCTAAAAGACTTTCAGGAGAAATATCAGGTGGATGAATTAATGATCAATTCTCATATTTACGACCATCAGAAAAGATTGGAATCGTACGAAATAATTCGCAAAGCAACAGATTCTTTCTGA
- a CDS encoding helix-turn-helix domain-containing protein: MNNHFFDLIEHTNRSVFLTGKAGTGKTTFLNEFVKKTRKKHIVVAPTGIAAINAGGVTIHSMFGLPLRTFLPTTDRIDGSLGNNIADLQQHFKYRKDKLKLLREVEVLIIDEVSMLRADVLDMMDFSLRFIRRNNQRFGGVQMLFIGDLYQLPPVVRDEHILKMYYNSPFFFDSLAIKDIPLLTIELTKVYRQTDEEFLEILNAIRDGDVDNIDFEHLNERYNPDFNAGEDSYIYLCSHNKLADDINQQKLAEIKVSPATFEAKLFGEFKENQYPNEQFLELKIGAQVMFIRNDISGEKKYFNGKIGEISALDEKEIKVILEGSEREITVKREVWEQKKYSLDGEKNIKEEVLGSFEQFPIKLAWAVTIHKSQGLTFDKVIIDAGKSFTAGQVYVALSRCRTLEGIVLKSKITPEVIFKDNRILQFQGATFANDHVEDIINKEKYDYSIRKVLRYVDSQWLLKEVELWNNLSITTKSIDHAKSKQLYLQLKRDVVNLGKIFEKLERIIFQKVNNFISKTEEWSEIESKTKGAVNFFFSEVKDKIFSPLKEFYSEIKGVKGLKNYNEELRSWLEDIEEYLNGLKTAHLLETKLLDEKNDKELSMKIAKVPSQVLTFQLFEQGKTISEIALERGLVKETVLGHLARFAEQGLLDLSRVITSDKIKTFEKAFKTDPKETLNEWKTALPNDFDFNEIRILINHFNFLKEK, from the coding sequence ATGAATAATCATTTTTTTGACTTAATAGAACATACCAACCGAAGTGTTTTTCTTACCGGAAAAGCAGGCACGGGAAAAACAACATTCCTTAACGAATTTGTAAAAAAAACCAGAAAAAAACACATTGTTGTGGCTCCTACCGGGATTGCTGCAATCAATGCTGGTGGCGTCACCATTCACTCGATGTTTGGATTGCCTTTGCGTACTTTTCTACCGACAACAGATAGAATTGACGGAAGTTTAGGGAATAACATTGCAGATCTACAACAGCATTTTAAATATAGAAAAGACAAACTCAAGCTTTTGCGAGAGGTAGAAGTTCTTATTATTGATGAGGTTTCGATGTTGCGTGCCGATGTTTTGGATATGATGGATTTTTCTCTACGATTTATCCGAAGAAATAACCAGCGTTTTGGTGGTGTTCAGATGTTATTTATTGGAGATTTGTATCAGCTTCCGCCTGTGGTGAGAGATGAGCATATTTTAAAAATGTATTACAATTCGCCTTTCTTTTTTGACAGCCTTGCCATAAAAGATATTCCTTTGCTCACGATTGAGCTGACGAAAGTGTACCGTCAGACCGATGAAGAATTTCTCGAAATTTTAAATGCAATTCGTGATGGCGACGTAGACAATATAGATTTTGAACATTTAAATGAAAGATATAATCCTGACTTTAATGCGGGTGAAGATTCTTACATTTATCTCTGTTCGCACAACAAATTGGCCGACGATATCAATCAGCAGAAATTGGCTGAAATAAAAGTGAGTCCGGCCACTTTTGAAGCAAAACTTTTTGGTGAGTTTAAAGAAAATCAGTATCCTAATGAGCAGTTTTTAGAATTAAAAATTGGCGCTCAGGTAATGTTTATCAGAAACGATATTTCCGGTGAGAAAAAATATTTTAACGGAAAAATTGGTGAAATTTCTGCACTGGACGAGAAAGAAATCAAGGTTATTCTTGAAGGAAGCGAAAGAGAAATTACCGTAAAAAGAGAAGTCTGGGAACAAAAAAAATATTCTCTGGACGGCGAAAAAAATATTAAAGAGGAAGTCTTGGGAAGCTTTGAGCAGTTTCCAATAAAATTAGCTTGGGCAGTGACAATTCATAAAAGTCAGGGTTTAACGTTTGATAAAGTGATTATCGATGCCGGGAAAAGTTTCACCGCAGGTCAGGTTTATGTGGCTTTATCGCGTTGCCGAACTTTAGAAGGAATTGTTTTAAAATCTAAAATTACTCCTGAAGTTATTTTTAAGGACAACAGAATTCTTCAGTTTCAAGGTGCTACTTTTGCTAATGATCATGTGGAAGATATTATCAATAAAGAAAAATACGATTACAGCATCAGAAAAGTGCTGCGCTATGTCGATTCTCAATGGTTGTTAAAAGAAGTGGAGTTGTGGAATAATCTTTCGATTACCACAAAAAGCATTGACCATGCAAAATCTAAACAGCTTTATCTTCAACTGAAACGTGACGTTGTCAATTTGGGTAAAATCTTCGAAAAACTGGAACGAATTATTTTCCAAAAAGTCAATAATTTCATCAGTAAAACCGAAGAATGGAGCGAGATTGAAAGTAAAACCAAGGGTGCCGTTAATTTCTTTTTCAGTGAGGTGAAAGATAAAATTTTCAGTCCGTTGAAAGAATTTTACTCTGAAATAAAAGGAGTGAAAGGTCTGAAAAATTACAATGAAGAACTCAGAAGCTGGCTCGAAGATATTGAAGAATATCTGAATGGTCTGAAAACCGCTCATCTTTTGGAAACGAAGCTTTTAGACGAAAAAAACGACAAAGAACTTAGCATGAAAATTGCGAAAGTTCCTTCTCAGGTTCTTACTTTTCAATTGTTTGAACAGGGAAAAACCATTTCAGAAATCGCTTTGGAAAGAGGTTTAGTCAAAGAAACGGTTTTGGGACATTTGGCAAGATTTGCCGAACAGGGTTTGCTTGATTTGTCTAGAGTAATCACTTCTGATAAAATTAAAACTTTCGAAAAAGCTTTTAAAACCGATCCAAAAGAAACTTTAAACGAATGGAAAACTGCATTGCCTAATGATTTTGATTTTAATGAAATCAGGATTTTGATTAATCATTTTAATTTTTTGAAGGAGAAATAA
- a CDS encoding gamma carbonic anhydrase family protein: MALVKELLGKAPQIGENTFLAETATIIGDVVMGKDCSIWYNAVIRGDVNYIKMGDKVNVQDNAMLHCTFEKFPLEIGNNVSIGHNAIVHGCRIKDNVLIGMGSIVMDDCLVEENSIVGAGSVVTQGTHIKSGEVWGGVPARKIKDISSELLEGEVNRIANNYVKYSSWYKE; this comes from the coding sequence ATGGCACTTGTAAAAGAACTTTTAGGAAAAGCACCGCAAATCGGAGAAAATACTTTTTTGGCAGAAACAGCAACCATCATTGGAGATGTTGTTATGGGAAAAGACTGCAGTATTTGGTATAATGCGGTGATAAGAGGTGATGTAAATTACATCAAAATGGGAGATAAAGTAAATGTACAAGACAACGCGATGCTGCATTGTACTTTCGAAAAATTTCCTCTTGAAATCGGAAATAATGTGTCAATCGGTCACAACGCCATCGTTCACGGATGCAGAATTAAAGACAATGTTCTCATCGGAATGGGTTCCATCGTAATGGATGACTGTTTGGTAGAAGAAAATTCGATCGTTGGCGCAGGTTCTGTAGTGACGCAGGGAACTCATATAAAATCAGGAGAAGTGTGGGGCGGGGTTCCTGCAAGAAAGATAAAAGATATTTCTTCTGAATTATTGGAAGGCGAAGTTAACCGAATTGCCAATAATTATGTGAAATATTCTTCTTGGTATAAAGAGTGA
- a CDS encoding NifU family protein has product MHTILIEPTENPKVMKFVADYNLIPGSLELDRNSDISEIPLAQEVFNYPFVERIFITANFVAVAKQDTVEWEHIAENLKNVIEDELLANPRIYLQKKKEMIQIYAEMTPNPNVMKFVSSKILMEGFVEVKSRETSEGVPLAQAIFKDFDFAKEVFISDNFVAVTRDNSVEWHQVMMAVRGFIAEYLQSGGEISNIVAQKHESPVENIINRDYTDNEQKISDILNEYVAPAVENDGGKISLIEYDEANKTAKMLLQGACSGCPSSTATLKGGIENILKQFVPDLVEHVEAVNG; this is encoded by the coding sequence ATGCATACTATTCTTATAGAACCAACAGAAAACCCGAAAGTGATGAAATTTGTAGCTGATTACAATTTGATTCCCGGGTCTTTAGAGCTGGACAGAAATTCAGATATATCAGAAATCCCTTTGGCACAGGAAGTTTTCAACTACCCTTTTGTAGAAAGAATTTTCATCACTGCTAATTTTGTTGCAGTTGCAAAACAAGATACTGTGGAATGGGAACACATTGCCGAAAATCTGAAAAATGTAATTGAAGACGAGCTTTTGGCCAACCCAAGAATTTATCTTCAGAAGAAAAAAGAAATGATTCAAATCTATGCAGAGATGACACCGAATCCTAATGTGATGAAATTCGTTTCGAGCAAAATTCTTATGGAAGGTTTCGTAGAAGTAAAATCCAGAGAAACTTCGGAAGGAGTTCCTTTGGCTCAGGCTATTTTTAAAGATTTTGATTTCGCCAAAGAAGTTTTTATTTCAGATAATTTTGTTGCAGTAACGAGAGACAATTCTGTAGAATGGCATCAGGTAATGATGGCGGTTCGTGGCTTTATCGCTGAATACCTTCAAAGTGGTGGCGAAATTTCAAATATCGTCGCACAAAAACACGAAAGTCCGGTTGAGAATATTATCAACAGAGACTATACAGATAACGAACAAAAAATTTCAGATATTTTAAATGAATATGTAGCTCCCGCTGTAGAAAATGACGGTGGAAAAATTTCATTAATTGAATATGATGAAGCCAACAAAACTGCAAAAATGCTTTTACAGGGCGCTTGCTCAGGATGCCCAAGTTCTACTGCAACATTAAAAGGTGGAATTGAAAACATTCTTAAACAATTTGTTCCGGATCTTGTCGAACACGTGGAAGCCGTAAACGGATAA
- the hemH gene encoding ferrochelatase, with translation MKGILLVNLGSPRSTSVPDVREYLDEFLMDEKVIDYRWFFRALLVQGIILNTRPAKSAEAYKTVWTDEGSPLIVITQKIQKKLQKLVDVPVEIGMRYAQPSIEAGIQKLVDQGVTEIVLFPLYPQYAMSTTETVIDKAEEVRKKKFPGIKINYIQPFYNREIYIDCLAESIKEKLPENFDALQFSYHGVPERHIYKTDPTNTCNLNDCCSRENNPSHQFCYRHQCFDVTNSVIKKLGLPKEKVMVTFQSRLGKDKWMEPYTDETLENIGKKGIKNLAIVCPAFVSDCLETLEEISVEGKHQFEHGGGENFHYIPCLNDEDRWIDVVKTLCEEKLNEFYLV, from the coding sequence ATGAAAGGAATATTATTAGTCAATCTCGGTTCGCCAAGATCAACCTCTGTCCCCGATGTAAGAGAATATCTTGACGAATTTTTGATGGACGAAAAAGTGATTGATTACCGATGGTTTTTCCGGGCACTTTTAGTTCAGGGAATTATTTTAAATACAAGACCTGCAAAATCTGCCGAAGCTTACAAAACTGTTTGGACAGATGAAGGTTCGCCATTGATCGTCATCACTCAGAAAATTCAGAAAAAACTTCAGAAATTGGTGGATGTTCCTGTAGAAATCGGGATGAGATACGCTCAACCGAGTATCGAAGCCGGAATTCAGAAATTGGTAGATCAAGGTGTTACTGAAATTGTGTTATTTCCCTTGTATCCGCAATATGCGATGAGTACTACAGAAACGGTGATTGATAAAGCGGAAGAGGTGAGAAAAAAGAAATTTCCGGGTATTAAAATTAATTATATTCAGCCTTTTTACAACAGAGAAATTTACATCGATTGTCTTGCAGAAAGCATCAAAGAAAAACTTCCTGAAAATTTCGATGCATTGCAGTTTTCTTATCACGGTGTTCCGGAAAGACATATTTATAAGACAGATCCTACAAACACCTGTAACCTGAACGATTGCTGCTCGCGAGAGAATAATCCGAGTCATCAGTTTTGCTATCGTCATCAATGTTTTGATGTAACCAATTCTGTGATTAAAAAATTAGGTTTACCCAAAGAAAAAGTGATGGTAACTTTCCAATCAAGATTAGGAAAAGATAAGTGGATGGAACCTTATACAGATGAAACTTTGGAAAACATTGGCAAAAAAGGAATTAAAAACCTGGCAATTGTTTGTCCGGCATTCGTTTCTGATTGTCTTGAAACTTTAGAAGAGATTTCTGTTGAAGGAAAACATCAGTTTGAGCATGGCGGCGGAGAAAATTTCCATTACATTCCTTGCCTGAATGATGAAGACCGATGGATTGATGTTGTGAAAACTTTATGTGAAGAAAAACTGAACGAGTTTTATCTGGTTTAG
- a CDS encoding M4 family metallopeptidase gives MRKKIILLSSVAACSLVFGQSVPSKLNPAKDGLHADFMRFEKDKPAFQGNPVLFDEATQRLSAAKGLKLGSEKDQLGFETYRFQQTIDGIPVEYGMMAVQTKNGKIEGQTGKWIVKAPKNLEKTVKISEGLALQNAMSFVGAESYKWQNKEEEEFIKKESNDANASFAPKGEVVYYSDPTDEKMNDLKLAYKFDIYAEKPLSRQYVFVDAKSGKILGVDAIIHEVNTPGTAVTAYSSTRNIMTDSYSGSYRLREAGRNGGTAVQTFNLKKGTNYSSAVDFTDTDNSWNNVNTNKDQYATDAHWGAEMTLDYLFTKFGRKSIDNNHFAIKSYVHYSTNFFNAFWDGTRMTYGDGSSANGGKPLTALDVCGHEITHGLTTKTANLAYQRESGALNEGFSDIFGNSIERWARPTQYNWTLGEDFSYAIRDMSNPNAFSQPDTYLGKYWKATTTVGCFSPIESNDYCGVHTNSGVLNFWYYLLVTGGSGTNDKGFAYNVSGIGLDKSAAIAYRTLTSYLSSSSTYMNARTYSLQAAADLYGAGSNEVTQVINAWNAVGVGGGLSAAGKIAVSDASLYTISPNPATDRFTISFDGKSGSGVVELTSLTGKREVSEKVKLIDGANRLEIQLPSNILPGIYLVTVNGQKAGNLIKK, from the coding sequence ATGAGAAAAAAAATTATCTTATTATCTAGCGTTGCAGCTTGCTCATTGGTTTTCGGACAAAGTGTTCCATCAAAATTAAATCCTGCTAAAGACGGGCTTCATGCAGATTTTATGAGGTTTGAAAAAGACAAGCCTGCTTTTCAGGGAAATCCGGTCTTATTTGACGAGGCAACTCAACGGTTATCTGCAGCTAAAGGTCTTAAACTTGGTTCTGAGAAAGATCAGTTAGGATTTGAAACATATAGATTTCAGCAGACAATCGATGGAATTCCTGTAGAATACGGCATGATGGCTGTACAGACCAAAAACGGTAAAATTGAAGGTCAAACTGGAAAATGGATCGTTAAAGCTCCTAAGAATTTAGAAAAAACTGTTAAAATTTCGGAAGGTTTAGCTTTACAGAATGCTATGTCTTTTGTAGGCGCAGAATCTTACAAATGGCAGAATAAAGAAGAGGAAGAATTTATTAAGAAAGAATCGAATGATGCGAATGCTTCTTTCGCTCCTAAAGGTGAAGTAGTTTATTATTCTGATCCTACAGACGAAAAAATGAACGATCTGAAGCTTGCTTATAAGTTTGATATCTACGCAGAAAAGCCGTTAAGCAGACAATATGTTTTTGTAGATGCAAAAAGCGGAAAAATCTTGGGTGTTGATGCGATCATCCATGAAGTAAATACTCCGGGAACGGCTGTTACAGCTTATAGCTCAACCAGAAATATTATGACAGATTCTTATAGCGGAAGCTACAGATTGAGAGAAGCCGGAAGAAACGGAGGAACTGCTGTACAGACTTTTAATCTGAAGAAAGGAACTAATTACTCTTCTGCGGTAGATTTTACAGACACCGATAATAGCTGGAACAACGTAAATACAAATAAAGATCAATATGCAACTGATGCTCATTGGGGAGCTGAAATGACATTGGATTATCTTTTTACAAAATTCGGAAGAAAGAGTATCGATAACAATCATTTCGCAATAAAATCTTATGTACATTATTCTACTAATTTTTTCAATGCTTTCTGGGATGGAACCAGAATGACTTACGGTGACGGAAGCTCAGCAAACGGAGGGAAACCACTTACCGCTTTAGATGTTTGCGGTCACGAGATTACTCACGGATTAACTACAAAAACCGCAAACCTCGCTTACCAAAGAGAATCCGGCGCATTGAATGAAGGATTTTCTGATATTTTCGGAAATTCAATTGAGCGTTGGGCAAGACCTACGCAATACAATTGGACTTTAGGAGAAGATTTTAGTTATGCAATTAGAGATATGTCAAATCCTAATGCATTCTCCCAACCCGATACATATCTTGGAAAGTATTGGAAAGCAACAACTACTGTAGGTTGTTTTAGTCCTATTGAATCTAATGACTATTGTGGAGTTCATACTAATTCAGGAGTTCTTAATTTCTGGTATTATTTATTAGTAACAGGAGGAAGCGGAACAAATGATAAAGGATTTGCTTATAATGTTTCAGGAATTGGTCTTGATAAATCGGCAGCAATCGCTTATAGAACTCTAACAAGTTATTTATCTTCTTCTTCTACATATATGAATGCAAGAACTTATTCTCTTCAGGCCGCAGCTGATCTTTATGGTGCAGGAAGTAATGAAGTTACGCAGGTTATCAATGCTTGGAATGCTGTAGGAGTGGGAGGCGGACTTTCTGCTGCAGGAAAAATTGCTGTTTCAGATGCATCGTTATATACAATCAGTCCTAATCCGGCAACAGACAGATTTACTATTTCATTTGATGGTAAATCGGGAAGCGGAGTGGTAGAATTGACGAGCTTAACTGGTAAAAGAGAGGTTTCCGAAAAAGTGAAGCTAATAGATGGAGCTAACAGATTGGAAATTCAACTCCCAAGTAATATCCTTCCTGGAATTTATCTGGTAACCGTAAACGGACAGAAAGCAGGGAACTTAATTAAGAAATAA
- a CDS encoding type IX secretion system plug protein, which produces MKTLQIFLFSLGSLAFGQNIQSVQLFNPQTNDETPVITMNQQLILSFDDLTNSSNVYRYTIKHYDRNWQDDNLFFTEIANGSMNALLDQFEYSFNTIQSYTHYKLNFPNDKIRPKISGNFEIIVYKDSADQPLFTKRFSLVEDQANLALNISRISDARNPNVNQRVEVQVTSKGGDLSSNVNSMTLNVMQNNNPNMRISNLRPSSTLGSQILFQQMSIVFPGNNEFYYFDNKNMNMPADMVYETGLKDGINHTYLHPVWAYPLNYQYQPDVNGAFYYRRNDLGLERNAEREADYAWVHFSLDSDPMEKELYILGGFNDFKATKESQMIYDAEQKKYVAKIFLKQGFYNYILATKETNGSLNFGEINGNFWQTENLYQAFLYYKPFGRNYDGLLGYGEFRTPVR; this is translated from the coding sequence ATGAAAACGTTGCAGATATTTTTATTTAGTTTAGGTTCTCTGGCTTTCGGGCAGAACATTCAAAGTGTGCAGTTATTTAATCCTCAGACAAATGACGAAACGCCGGTCATCACTATGAATCAGCAGCTGATTTTGAGTTTTGATGATCTTACAAATTCAAGTAATGTTTATAGATATACGATCAAACATTACGACAGAAACTGGCAGGATGACAATCTTTTCTTTACAGAAATTGCCAACGGAAGCATGAATGCGCTGCTGGATCAGTTTGAATATTCTTTCAATACGATACAGTCTTACACGCATTATAAACTGAATTTTCCAAACGATAAGATCAGACCAAAAATATCTGGAAATTTTGAAATCATCGTTTACAAAGATTCTGCTGATCAACCGCTTTTCACCAAAAGATTTTCGCTGGTTGAAGATCAGGCAAATTTAGCATTAAATATTTCCAGGATTTCAGATGCGAGAAATCCAAATGTAAACCAACGAGTAGAAGTGCAGGTGACATCAAAAGGTGGAGATCTTTCGTCAAATGTAAATTCTATGACGCTGAATGTAATGCAAAATAACAATCCGAATATGAGGATTTCCAATCTGAGGCCAAGTTCTACGCTGGGAAGTCAGATTTTGTTTCAGCAAATGAGTATTGTGTTTCCAGGGAATAACGAATTCTATTATTTTGATAATAAAAACATGAATATGCCTGCGGATATGGTGTATGAAACAGGTTTGAAAGATGGGATTAATCATACTTATCTCCATCCGGTGTGGGCGTATCCGCTTAATTATCAGTACCAGCCGGATGTAAACGGAGCATTTTATTACCGGAGAAATGATTTAGGCTTAGAAAGAAATGCAGAAAGAGAAGCAGATTACGCATGGGTTCATTTCTCATTAGACTCCGATCCTATGGAAAAAGAATTGTACATTCTCGGAGGTTTTAATGATTTTAAGGCGACCAAAGAATCACAGATGATTTACGATGCAGAACAGAAAAAATATGTTGCGAAAATTTTTCTGAAACAAGGTTTCTACAATTATATTCTGGCAACAAAAGAAACTAACGGTTCTTTAAATTTTGGCGAAATCAACGGGAATTTTTGGCAGACAGAAAACTTATATCAGGCATTTTTGTACTACAAACCCTTTGGCAGAAACTATGATGGCTTATTGGGGTATGGCGAATTTAGAACGCCTGTGAGATAA
- a CDS encoding MBL fold metallo-hydrolase — protein MFQIQAFVCNFASENTYVLFNENKNAWLIDPGNMNEQETKAIESFITENKLNIEKIILTHAHIDHVLGLQWAFDTYKVPVTMHEDDKEVLDMFQISGMRFGFELDHINVDLEYVNEGDELDFDGEKFKIYHVPGHSPGSVVYHHENQKFIISGDVLFEGSIGRTDLYKGNYEQLIEGIKTKLFILDEETKVFSGHGNPTKIGFEKQYNPFFK, from the coding sequence ATGTTTCAAATACAAGCTTTCGTGTGCAACTTTGCGAGTGAAAATACTTATGTTCTTTTTAACGAAAATAAAAATGCCTGGCTGATTGATCCGGGAAATATGAATGAGCAGGAAACCAAAGCGATCGAAAGTTTCATCACAGAAAACAAACTGAACATTGAAAAAATTATTTTAACGCATGCTCATATAGATCATGTTTTGGGTTTACAATGGGCATTCGACACGTATAAAGTTCCTGTGACGATGCACGAAGATGATAAGGAGGTTTTGGATATGTTCCAGATCAGCGGAATGAGATTCGGATTTGAACTCGACCACATCAATGTCGATTTAGAGTATGTAAATGAAGGAGACGAACTGGATTTTGACGGAGAAAAATTCAAGATTTATCATGTTCCGGGGCATTCTCCGGGAAGTGTTGTTTATCATCATGAAAATCAGAAATTTATTATTTCCGGAGATGTTCTGTTTGAAGGAAGCATCGGAAGAACAGATCTTTACAAAGGAAATTACGAACAGCTTATCGAAGGAATTAAAACTAAACTTTTTATTTTAGATGAAGAAACCAAGGTTTTTTCAGGACACGGAAATCCTACAAAAATTGGTTTTGAGAAGCAATACAATCCGTTTTTCAAATAA